In Nostoc sp. UHCC 0926, a single genomic region encodes these proteins:
- a CDS encoding DUF4912 domain-containing protein yields MWQQEKKDSSIVNLVLWVALATTPMAASLLVSAPMLAQSKPNSPAFSLPQTVQNGTTVRIDGSSSLGAINQSLKENFEKQFSGTKVEVAANGTSTALKDLLAGKIDIAAMGRGLTPAEKAQGLEQVRLRREKIAIVVGANNPFKQSLTSKQFARIFRGEVTNWSQLGGPSGKIRLIDHPNTSETRDTFRAYPAFKTANFATGANATQVSEDNTAEIIKQLGKDGITYVLANQVSKLKGVRVLQLHQALPDDAKYPFSQPLVYVYKKNPSLTTVDFLGFTLAPPGQKAIEQGRTAEAVAIATNGSQPAVKPSPSAKTIPAATPSPSATTSAFGEQPFVAPATSQVSPIVNRETPFWLLLPVFFITAGGALLWWILGKRPLPSEKTDNLPESDPYLPSTEGAEMAVLNASTSLPVNGAMLEEDSVPHFQEQESPDRTPFNIYAQTQSDLTENATHGTSNLVQEATNGNSKLHEGPTSGVTNGSGNNNLGAAALTGGTALATGIGAATWSTFNNKETEIDTIDETVHLEHYPETNIPDSDQVAWDIEAPAAVVNTSYPHLGNIPEEASEVTAPLPELPDVPEVTSEFDYWDTEVSEDQIDEELQAELNWLESITSTEDTASGDELPLPESGEVATDIEPSAAQTSSLLDFPEFPEDILNLVADASEPTADLLESEFQAEPTVAEADSTDFAAAAALAGAGIGAWTTIGSDTQGQTDTTVENEPIAAETAIGLVDADEESSILLTPHTSTSAHVSWEISEAKKAALQQQGGSHLVVRLYDATGIDLSYQSPHLVQQYESEETAHDRLVDILVSDRDYIAEIGYIADGDAYGGKLRWFFIARSAVIRVFSPVFPDPIVDNQAIGDETDIDLVDDQQESSIVLTSHTLQWADVSWEISEAKKAALQQQGGSDLVVRLYDVTGIDLSYQSPHLVQQYGCEETANDRFVEIPISDRDYIAEIGYVADDDRWFFIARSAIVRIFNPVHTDSTVENVALASQTPIGLVEAQEQSSEEESSVALTTRTPKWAYVSWYISKTQKEALQQQSGSQLLVRLYDVTGIDLSYQNPQLVQQYESEEVVQGRFVAIPVSDRDYMVEIGYIADSDRWLLIARSPNVRVFSRSHEDFWFVADAELIIHGATQPNTSVNIGGHTIKIKPDGTFHLRLPFSDGLMDYQITVAADGESTRTIHKKFSQETSES; encoded by the coding sequence ACCCCTATGGCAGCAAGTTTGCTGGTGTCAGCACCCATGCTGGCCCAATCTAAACCTAATTCTCCCGCTTTTTCACTGCCGCAAACAGTGCAGAACGGGACAACAGTGCGGATTGACGGTTCAAGTAGCTTGGGTGCAATCAACCAAAGCCTAAAAGAGAATTTTGAAAAACAGTTTTCCGGCACAAAGGTTGAAGTTGCTGCTAACGGCACTAGTACGGCACTGAAAGATTTGCTAGCTGGCAAAATCGACATAGCAGCAATGGGGCGTGGCTTGACGCCAGCAGAAAAAGCCCAAGGACTAGAGCAAGTTCGCTTGCGCCGTGAGAAGATTGCGATCGTGGTTGGGGCTAATAATCCTTTCAAGCAAAGCTTGACTAGTAAGCAATTTGCCCGAATTTTCCGGGGAGAAGTTACAAATTGGTCACAACTGGGAGGGCCTTCAGGGAAGATTCGGTTAATTGATCACCCTAACACCAGTGAGACTCGCGATACTTTTCGTGCTTATCCAGCCTTCAAGACTGCTAACTTTGCTACAGGGGCCAATGCTACCCAAGTAAGTGAGGATAATACCGCAGAAATCATCAAACAACTGGGCAAAGATGGCATCACCTATGTGTTGGCTAATCAGGTGTCGAAGCTGAAAGGTGTGCGAGTTCTGCAATTACATCAAGCCTTGCCAGATGATGCGAAATATCCCTTCTCGCAACCTTTAGTTTACGTTTACAAAAAAAATCCCAGCTTAACCACAGTAGATTTTCTCGGCTTTACCCTTGCACCCCCAGGACAGAAGGCTATAGAACAAGGTAGAACTGCTGAAGCAGTGGCGATCGCAACGAACGGATCACAACCTGCTGTCAAGCCTTCCCCCAGTGCTAAGACAATACCTGCTGCTACACCTTCCCCTAGTGCCACTACTTCTGCATTTGGCGAACAGCCCTTTGTGGCTCCTGCTACTTCACAAGTTAGTCCAATTGTCAACAGGGAAACACCATTTTGGTTGCTGCTACCTGTCTTTTTTATTACCGCAGGTGGAGCGTTACTATGGTGGATTCTGGGAAAACGCCCATTGCCGAGTGAGAAAACAGACAACTTACCAGAATCAGATCCTTATCTACCCAGCACAGAAGGTGCAGAAATGGCGGTGCTTAATGCCAGCACATCCCTGCCCGTTAACGGAGCAATGCTTGAGGAGGATTCAGTGCCGCACTTCCAAGAGCAAGAAAGCCCCGATCGCACTCCTTTCAACATCTATGCTCAAACACAATCTGACCTGACGGAAAATGCTACTCACGGGACATCAAATTTAGTCCAAGAGGCAACTAATGGTAACTCTAAGCTCCATGAAGGCCCAACCTCTGGAGTAACTAATGGATCAGGTAATAACAACTTGGGAGCCGCAGCTTTAACCGGTGGTACGGCTTTAGCAACAGGAATCGGGGCGGCTACCTGGTCTACCTTTAACAACAAAGAAACAGAAATAGACACCATTGATGAGACAGTCCATCTAGAACATTATCCAGAGACAAACATTCCTGATTCTGATCAAGTTGCATGGGATATAGAAGCCCCGGCAGCTGTAGTAAATACTTCATATCCTCACCTGGGTAATATTCCAGAAGAGGCATCTGAGGTGACAGCCCCACTCCCAGAATTACCAGATGTGCCAGAAGTAACATCTGAATTTGACTATTGGGACACAGAAGTTAGTGAAGATCAGATAGATGAGGAACTTCAGGCAGAATTGAATTGGCTAGAGAGTATCACCTCAACTGAAGATACAGCCTCAGGAGATGAATTGCCCTTACCAGAGTCTGGCGAAGTGGCAACGGATATAGAACCCTCAGCGGCACAAACATCCTCACTGCTCGATTTCCCAGAATTTCCAGAAGATATATTGAATCTGGTAGCGGACGCATCTGAACCCACTGCCGATTTGCTAGAGTCAGAATTTCAAGCAGAGCCGACTGTAGCTGAAGCTGACTCCACAGATTTTGCCGCCGCAGCGGCTTTAGCAGGCGCAGGGATTGGAGCCTGGACTACCATTGGATCAGATACCCAAGGACAAACCGATACTACGGTTGAGAATGAGCCAATTGCAGCCGAAACAGCTATTGGTTTGGTTGATGCAGATGAAGAGAGCAGTATTCTACTCACGCCGCATACTTCTACATCGGCTCATGTCTCTTGGGAGATTTCCGAAGCCAAGAAAGCAGCGCTGCAACAACAGGGCGGCTCTCATTTGGTAGTGCGGCTCTATGATGCAACTGGGATAGACCTAAGTTATCAAAGTCCCCACCTTGTACAGCAGTATGAATCTGAGGAGACAGCACACGATCGCCTGGTGGATATTCTTGTCAGCGATCGCGATTACATAGCTGAAATTGGCTATATCGCTGATGGCGATGCCTACGGCGGTAAACTACGCTGGTTCTTCATCGCCCGTTCAGCAGTTATTCGTGTCTTCAGTCCTGTCTTTCCAGATCCGATAGTTGATAATCAGGCAATCGGGGATGAAACAGATATTGACTTGGTAGATGACCAACAAGAGAGCAGTATTGTCCTCACATCTCACACTTTGCAATGGGCTGATGTCTCTTGGGAGATTTCCGAAGCCAAGAAAGCAGCGCTGCAACAACAGGGCGGCTCTGATTTAGTAGTGCGGCTCTATGATGTAACTGGGATAGACCTAAGTTATCAAAGTCCCCACCTTGTACAGCAGTATGGATGTGAAGAGACAGCAAACGATCGCTTTGTAGAAATTCCCATCAGCGATCGCGATTACATAGCTGAAATTGGCTATGTCGCTGATGACGATCGTTGGTTCTTTATAGCCCGTTCAGCGATCGTTCGTATCTTCAATCCTGTGCATACAGATTCCACCGTTGAAAATGTAGCGTTAGCAAGCCAGACACCTATTGGCTTGGTAGAAGCCCAAGAACAGAGCAGTGAAGAAGAGAGCAGTGTTGCGCTCACAACCCGCACTCCCAAGTGGGCTTATGTCTCTTGGTACATTTCCAAGACTCAGAAGGAAGCACTGCAACAACAGAGCGGCTCCCAATTGCTAGTGCGGCTTTACGATGTGACTGGGATTGACTTGAGTTATCAAAATCCCCAGCTTGTACAGCAGTATGAATCTGAAGAGGTAGTACAGGGACGCTTTGTGGCTATTCCCGTGAGCGATCGCGACTACATGGTTGAAATTGGCTATATCGCTGATAGCGATCGTTGGTTACTCATAGCTCGTTCACCCAATGTTCGCGTTTTCAGTCGTTCCCACGAAGATTTCTGGTTTGTGGCAGATGCTGAGTTGATTATTCACGGAGCAACCCAACCAAATACAAGTGTAAACATTGGTGGTCATACCATCAAAATCAAACCGGATGGTACTTTCCACTTACGTCTCCCCTTTTCAGATGGTTTAATGGACTATCAGATAACGGTAGCTGCTGATGGGGAATCCACTAGAACTATCCATAAGAAGTTCTCCCAGGAAACTTCCGAAAGCTAG
- the fbp gene encoding class 1 fructose-bisphosphatase, whose protein sequence is MAKAPESLDLSTYDATDRSLDRDCTTLSRHVLQQLQSFSPDAQDLSALMNRIALAGKLVARRMSRAGLMEGVLGFTGEVNVQGESVKKMDVYANDVFISVFKQSGLVCRLASEEMENPYYIPENCPIGRYTLLYDPIDGSSNTDNNLSLGSIFAIRQQEGTDSDGKATDLLTNGRKQLAAGYILYGPCTMLVYTIGKGVHSFVLDPSLGEFILTEENIRIPTHGSVYSVNEGNFWQWEESIREYIRYVHRTEGYSARYSGAMVSDIHRILVQGGVFLYPGTIQNPEGKLRLLYETAPLAFLIEQAGGRATTGLVNILDVVPKKLHQRTPLIIGSKEDVAKVESFIQNGH, encoded by the coding sequence ATGGCTAAAGCGCCAGAATCTTTAGACTTATCTACCTACGATGCTACAGACAGATCCCTAGATCGTGATTGTACAACCTTATCCCGTCACGTCCTCCAGCAACTTCAGAGTTTTTCCCCAGATGCACAGGATTTAAGTGCGCTGATGAATCGTATCGCCTTAGCAGGCAAACTGGTTGCTCGTCGCATGAGTCGCGCTGGTTTAATGGAAGGCGTTCTGGGATTTACTGGGGAAGTTAATGTGCAAGGAGAATCCGTCAAAAAGATGGATGTCTATGCAAATGATGTATTTATCTCGGTTTTTAAGCAAAGCGGCTTAGTCTGTCGCCTAGCTTCCGAGGAAATGGAAAATCCCTACTACATCCCGGAAAATTGCCCCATTGGTCGCTATACCCTGCTGTATGACCCAATTGATGGCTCATCTAACACTGATAATAATCTCAGCTTAGGTTCTATTTTCGCCATTCGCCAACAAGAAGGAACTGATAGCGATGGTAAGGCAACTGATCTCCTCACCAACGGACGGAAGCAACTGGCTGCCGGATACATCCTGTATGGCCCCTGCACGATGCTAGTCTATACTATAGGTAAGGGCGTCCATTCTTTTGTCCTTGATCCCAGCTTAGGCGAATTTATTCTCACAGAAGAAAATATTCGGATTCCTACCCACGGGTCTGTTTACAGCGTGAATGAGGGTAACTTTTGGCAGTGGGAAGAATCAATTCGAGAATACATCCGCTACGTTCATCGCACAGAAGGTTACAGCGCTCGTTATAGCGGTGCAATGGTGAGCGACATCCATAGAATTTTGGTTCAAGGCGGCGTGTTTCTCTACCCAGGCACAATTCAAAACCCAGAAGGGAAATTGCGCTTGCTTTATGAAACCGCTCCTCTAGCCTTTTTGATTGAGCAAGCAGGCGGTCGTGCCACTACAGGACTGGTAAATATCTTGGATGTGGTACCGAAAAAACTGCATCAGCGCACACCTTTAATTATTGGTAGCAAAGAGGATGTAGCAAAGGTGGAGTCTTTTATTCAAAACGGTCACTAG